A genome region from Methylorubrum populi includes the following:
- the murA gene encoding UDP-N-acetylglucosamine 1-carboxyvinyltransferase, whose protein sequence is MDRIHITGGAPLNGTIPISGAKNAALPLMIASLLTGETLELVNVPRLADIAALTRILGNHGVDHMVVGKRPGQTAETGQTVRLTASNVIDTTAPYELVSTMRASFWVIAPLLARFGEAKVSLPGGCAIGTRPVDLLIMALERLGAEIEIDGGYVVARTKNGLRGAAIDFPKVTVGGTHVALMAAALAYGTTVIDNAAREPEVVDLAACLSKMGARIEGAGSSRIVVEGVARLSGARHEVLPDRIETGTYAMAVAMTGGDVSLVNTRTDLLASALETLAATGTEVTALPDGIRVRRNGGGIAPADITTDPFPGFPTDLQAQFMALMTLAKGQSRIRETIFENRFMHVQELARLGARIRLDGDLAVVEGVERLKGAPVMATDLRASVSLVIGALAAEGETQINRVYHLDRGFEALEAKLARCGARIERVRA, encoded by the coding sequence ATGGATCGCATCCACATCACCGGCGGCGCGCCGCTCAACGGCACCATCCCGATCTCGGGAGCGAAGAACGCGGCGCTGCCGCTGATGATCGCGAGCCTTCTGACCGGCGAGACGCTCGAACTCGTCAACGTGCCGCGGCTGGCCGACATCGCCGCGCTGACCCGCATCCTCGGCAATCACGGTGTCGACCACATGGTCGTCGGCAAGCGGCCCGGCCAGACCGCCGAGACCGGCCAGACGGTGCGGCTCACCGCCTCCAACGTCATCGACACCACCGCGCCCTACGAACTCGTCTCGACCATGCGGGCGAGCTTCTGGGTGATCGCGCCGCTGCTCGCCCGCTTCGGCGAGGCCAAGGTGTCCCTGCCCGGCGGCTGCGCCATCGGCACCCGGCCGGTCGACCTGCTGATCATGGCGCTGGAGCGGCTGGGCGCCGAGATCGAGATCGACGGCGGCTACGTCGTCGCCAGGACCAAGAACGGCCTGCGCGGCGCGGCGATCGACTTCCCCAAGGTCACGGTGGGCGGCACCCACGTCGCCCTGATGGCGGCGGCGCTCGCCTACGGCACCACGGTGATCGACAACGCCGCCCGCGAGCCGGAGGTGGTCGATCTCGCCGCGTGCCTCTCCAAGATGGGCGCACGCATCGAGGGGGCCGGCTCGTCCCGCATCGTCGTGGAGGGCGTGGCGCGCCTGTCCGGCGCCCGCCACGAGGTGCTGCCGGACCGGATCGAGACCGGCACCTACGCCATGGCGGTGGCGATGACCGGGGGCGACGTCTCCCTCGTCAACACCCGCACCGACCTGCTGGCCTCGGCCCTCGAGACGCTGGCCGCCACCGGCACGGAGGTCACGGCCCTGCCCGACGGCATCCGCGTGCGCCGCAACGGCGGCGGCATCGCTCCGGCGGACATCACCACCGACCCGTTCCCCGGCTTCCCGACCGACCTCCAGGCGCAGTTCATGGCGCTGATGACGCTGGCCAAGGGCCAGTCGCGCATCCGCGAGACCATCTTCGAGAACCGCTTCATGCACGTGCAGGAGCTGGCCCGCCTCGGCGCCAGGATCCGCCTCGACGGCGACCTCGCCGTGGTCGAGGGCGTGGAGCGGCTGAAGGGCGCGCCGGTGATGGCCACCGACCTGCGCGCCTCGGTCTCGCTGGTGATCGGCGCGCTGGCGGCGGAGGGCGAGACCCAGATCAACCGGGTCTACCATCTCGACCGCGGCTTCGAGGCGCTGGAGGCCAAGCTCGCCCGCTGCGGCGCGCGGATCGAGCGCGTGCGGGCCTGA